The Daphnia magna isolate NIES linkage group LG3, ASM2063170v1.1, whole genome shotgun sequence genomic interval AAAACTGGACCTCGCCGACACAAAGCTAACGCACGTGAACGGCAGCGGATGCACGGCCTCAACGGAGCGCTCGACAATTTACGAAGGTATAGTATTTTTACACTTTTCGTATTGCTCTTTTATAACTACGAACCACCTTTATTGTTTAAAGACTAGCTCCGATTGTATCAGACAGCCAGAAACTATCGAAAATCGAGACACTGCGGCTGGCACGAAATTACATTCAACTTCTTAGCGGCATGTTAAACGACAACAACGCCGGCCCTTCTACATCTTCACCTGCTAACACAGCAAATGTTTTAACTCGGGGATTATCCCAAGCCACCGTCAACGTGATACAATCACTTCTTGGTGTCAACGATCGCTCTTCGATCTCCATCCCAGGGCGTGGTGGAAGCAGCGACAATTCGCTTAGCCCGCGTTCAAAGGCATCAGAGAATAATGGCGCATACCAACTCAATGATCTCTTGGTTAGCTATCATCAATGTTCTCAAAATTTCGAGACTCAGATCTGCCTAAgcgaagaagatgaagctCAACTGGAATCCATTGTAAACCTATTGACGCAAGAACAGGAACAGCCGATTCTGGTTGACTCTATCGATAGCAGCTGGACTGGCCAAGATACTTGGGATAGTTCGTCTTTTGAATTTGATGAGCCTTCTGTTGACTTTTAGCAGTTCAAGTTCCTGCataaagaagacaaaaaaagatatggCTAAAAAACTTCCAGTTTACCTTAGGTTGTCTAAGCAGATCTTGGCTCGCATTTCATTCTAGTCAGTGCCAAGATTTAACCTACAGTTTATCGTGTTCGTGTTGTGTATGAAAGATAATACATTATCCTTTGAGTGAAATCAGatttcaattaaatttttaaacaaattataaACACATGAATTGTCATAATCCTGTCCGGCTTGAATCTAACGATCCACCACAGAGAATGCAGCCTTCCAATCCTGTAAATAATGGCGAAAACAATAACAATTTCCCGTAAAGAACTCAATAAATGCGTGAAGGAGATACCAGAATCAAGGTGGTAATGTGTTCCGCACCAACGACAGGAGAACGTGTCTTCAAAGCAAGTTCTTAAAGTCGCCCGGCATCGCAATGCTGTATGCCCGCCAAGGCACTGCCCATTTTCCCGCTTTTCGAAAGGGATTGTTTGCTGACAGATGGGACAGTTTTCATTGGATGACTTGTTGTTTAtcatgaatttcttttttatctttgcCCGTAAAGTCTGATCAAATTTCACATCTGATTCTGTGACAGCGGGTGTGCTAACGAATTGGTATGCAAGGGAAATATTCAAACGTTCGTCGTTGGTTAGCTGTCCACTCGGTCGATTAAGAAGTTCTAAGAACGTCTTCTCGATGTGTCGCAACTGAAGGCAAAACTCTACTTTATCGGCGCGCATTTtctggatttaaaaaatttaaatcattCAAGATTTAAAGTAATAATGACAACAGCGTTACCAAATCGTCTTGAAATTCCTTATCGTAACGCCGTTCAACGAAGCAGGCATTGCATTTGAAGAGAGCAAACCACCTGAGAAGTTGTAGGTAATAATTATCTTCATTATTCAAGTTCTCCATATCCATTTCCCAAATATTTTCCCAATTAGATCCATTAAGTGCCCTAAtcagttttaaaaattcaaaaaaggtAAGCGgtgatgaattatttcaatgaAAGCacgtggcaaaaaaaaactacttaCTTGTAGGTTTCTAAAGCCATTAATGACTTTTCCATACTCTCTGCGTTTTCAAGGACACTTGTTACCTTTTCTAAACTTCCTGCAACATAGACCGTTAGGCTGCTGGGTTGCCGGCATTTAAGGTGATCATAGGCCACTTTAACgcttttaattaaaaaaaaaatgaataaaaagaaacaaatcgaCTTGAGTGtaccttcatttgttttaccTCTCGAGCATGAAGAGGGTCGAATCATCACCAGACCAACATGTAGCCATCCCACGGCACAACATGATCGGATTGGATGGGATCATTAATTGCGTAATTTTCAAGCCACTGAAAACACCTTGGGTATTGATAGTTAAATCGATCTCATTGACGAGATAGTCTTCTGTGACACAAATGATGTTTCCTCCTGCCAACTTCCTCATACCTGATGAAACcacaattaaaattgaatcgaTAAGATTGGCCATCAATGACGAGAATTCACTTTACCAGTTAGTTGCAGGCCAGGTAATATAGCGAATTTTGTATCGAAGCATTGCAATCCATTTCCGTCGCATTTTACTGACACAGCCATAACAGCATTATTCTTCGTCGTGCTAATAACGAGAAAATCGTCGGAACATAGCACTTCAATCGCACTCACAGAGATATGGTCTTCGTCGGGAATGATGGAACCCAGTAAGTTACAAGTCGGTGCATTTTCTTGGTTCCAAGAAAGCGACCAGCATTTGACTTGACCCCGGTGAGATCCAGCAAATATCAGCAACTGATTTTCTAGATAAATTCAAATATTTCGTCATCAAGTAtccattttgttatttaagGATGCTACAATTATTATACCATTTGGTCCTGGATAAAGTGTGAGTATTGATGGGTCGGCCAGTTGCAAATCGTGAAACGTAGAAAGGGAGGTGCCAGTAAACGGAGCTTCAGCTTTCCAGATGACTATGTGGCCACTACGTTGTAACATGATTAGCCAAGCCCAGTTTACAGTGGATGTGGTGTACAATGGGCTCCAGGCTAGAGCCATTGTTCCTAGAAGGTACGATCGATTTTTGTAGAGCGAAAAAATTAGGCTGTGTTCTTGCTCAGTCGAGTGGCTCGGTGTCATCATATTATTATCTTTCATGTGTTGCAACCAACGAGGCGATAGCTGTTCGATTTCCTCCCAAGCCCAACAGCCATTTCGATACAAGGCTACTCTGTGATCAGCTGTCACTGTCGCCAGAATGCatctttaaaacaaacaatgaaaATGATTAATGTTTatgaaattttgaattgacaTAGAAATCTTACTTCCGATAGGGAATCAAACCGGAAGGCGACCATGCAACTTGCCGGAATGCGGTGCTTAGAGGTTCGTCAGTAGTCCGAGCTGCTGATAGTGTCCTATCCAGGAAGACATCATGAATTTCGTGGAAGTTTATATCACGATTCAACGCCAATCGATTACTTCCTATGTTCAACGTGTTCAAAATAAGTAACATTAATTCCAAATGCGTTCCATTTTTCTACCGTTGTTTTGGAGTTCGTTGATTTCTGTTGGAGCTGGAATAATCCGATGGTCGAAAGTGAAAGCCTCCTTCCTGTTGACGGCAGCAAGAACCTCCTAGAGAAAGTGGATGATGATCAAACAAGGAGCGGACTAATGTAACGATCGGTTTATTTGACAAGAAACGGGAGATACACCGTCACGgattgaaaatatttaaaaaacatgctATGAAAATACAGAAATCGATATCTGATAGGTGAAAAAGAGTGGCAAATACATATTCATCACATAGCGTCAAAATGGAATCGATTAGCAACCGCCAATTGCTCGAGTTTGTCAGCCCGTCTTTCACGCGCATGCAAAATAGTGACAACGATAGCCAAAAAGAAGCCGAAACCACCCAAAGCAGCGGCTGACAAGACGATGGCCCTAGATGGAGTAACAAAGAGCTTATTGAGCCAATGTTTAGAACTCGCTTCCAGTGTTGGGATGATGATCATTTGGGAATTGGGGATGATCTGCGTCCATTCCCGACTGGCTGGATTCGGAACGTAGCTCAAACTAACACGGAGCGTTTCCAGAAAGTTGGGAGATCGTGCCAATCCAAACAATGTGTAAGGAAGCTGAAGCGCACTGTAAGCGCTCTGCGATAACTGAGCACTACATGCCAATTGCAATTCGCCGTTGGGTTGCGTCGTCCGATAGCTAATGGACGGACCGGGTAGGTTAGTTCCGTACGGGATTCGGCCGTGGGAACAGTTGGCGTAACAGCGCCCGGTTAAGACGACGACTTTGATGAAATTGGCATCGTAGTCTAAGGTGTTCTTGTATGCAGCCATCTGTAGCTGACCATTAGCAGAGCGATGAACGAGCAGCACGTCTAAAACACCTTTTTCTTGAATGTCGTACATGGTGGCCATGAGACTTGTAGTATTCCATTCTTCAAGCAGATCCCATTTAGGAACAAAATGGCGAGCGCCAGTCAACTCATTTCCAGCATTCTCTAAAAGAATTGCCCGCACTTGGTCGTAATAGGTAACCGTGACTAACAAATCAGGATATCCATCTAAATTGAAATCACCACTTCGGGCAGTCAGAGCTTCTTGATAAAACTGGGATGGATCAGGCGGCTGGAACGTCCATACTTTGCCTGAAGGATCTTTCAGATCGCATGGGACGGGTTGCCATTGATCACCAGaataaagataaaaactgCTATTTAAGCACTTGGAATCTGAACAGACGGGCACGAGGTGGTCCATCTTCCCATCGAAATTGACATCGACAAAAACAGATTGGCCAatgacagctcctttgacggGGAGTTCAATTGTTTGAGCCAGTTCGAGTCCATTAGTGCCGTTGAAGTGCCATAATTCATAGGAATCTTTGCCTGTAAGCAGAAGGTCAGTTGACGTATCTCCGTCCAAATCAACGAAAGCGTGAGAATGTGGGATGCGTAATGGTTTGTCGGCTTCCATAGTGATTTGTTGGTCGATCAGACGACTTGTGTTAAAGATCCAAAATGTGCGAGTTCCGTTAATATCCAGAGCAAAAAGATCAGATATCATGTCACCATTGTAGTCAAGGACAAGAGGGTGGCCCTTGGTTTGCAGAAGTGGGTTGTTTTGGATGGGGCATTCCAGTTTTGTTAGTTCTCCCCATGCAACATAGACATTAAATGTTTCTTTGGCAGATGTAGATGACCAAAAGCTAGGTTTGGGTTGACTCAATGCTAGGACATCCATTGCACCATCGCCATCAAAGTCCCCTGGCACAAGGCCCACAATGGTTTCATCCCCAAGATTGCAGTCAAAATGTTCTCTCCGTAAAAATGGTGGTTCTGTATACGCCAAGAGTACACCAAAACTGTGTTGATGGTTGTCAATTACGAAGACATCAGTAAGTTTGTCCGAATTGAAATCACCAAAAGCTGCCAACAAGCCAAGTGACTTCCCATCAAACACTTGGTCTGTGTAGTCGAGACCCACCACTCCCCCCATTATGTAGCAGAAGAATAACGGAATATGACGGTTGACGCTAAACGTACCCAACATGTTGGATATATATGTGAAAtaacttacaaacaaatgaaCGCCTTGGAGAGTGATTGCTGCAATCACATTACATTCAGAAGTGGACACAGCAAACGGCGTGACAGTCACCCGTTGCAATGGCACCTTTGTACCAATGACGTATTCCATTCATGTGTCCTTCTAAATCGAcgaataaaataatttaatggCAAAGCAATTAAAGTTAACAAAGCCAAACTATTACTCAAGCTTATTTCACGTGCAGTTTAGGCGCCTATTGGTGATGAATGTCCGTTCTGACGTCGTCTGCAAGTACAGGAAATTGATGTATAGCTACAGCTAACACCATCTGGTGATAAAATGCCATTgattcttttcatttattattcgTTCTATCAAATGTTGAGAGGAATTTAACCTCAAAACAGGACATGCGAAATCCTGTGGGATTTCTTGAAGCAAAGCCTCACTCACATAGTACAATGCAGTGATGCTCATAAATTAATCTTACcatttttgtattgttttgttaacCGCCTGTTTTCGTAGAAGTGAAAAAAAGACGATATATAGCAACAATACGATATTCTCTAATTTCTTTTACACTCTAGTATTGTAAATACTGCATTTGGTTTCATTGCACCAACAGAAATGTGGGTGACAGTCCTTCATCAgcaaatattttatttttccatgtGGTTTATTTATGGACGAACGCATTAAAAgaactgaaacaaaaacatcgaCATTGGTACAACCGCATTTCAAAGGGTTTGAGCGCGTATAGCGAATAGTACTGCTCTTAAAGGACTGGTTCTACGCAAAATTTATGAAAACCCATAAATGCAGCTGGTGGATCGTGTAACCCTTCGAGTTTCAACATGGGAAACGCAAATCTCATCCTTTTTCCCTCTCCCCTTTCTCAAGCTTCTCGTTCTTTATAGGCTCCTTTCCCGAGAAGCGGCCGATCGTATTCACGGCAGAGTCACGGCTCCACAGCGACTCATAAACCACAATCTTATTTTACCAAGAGTCTTCTCGGCGCCGGATATCAGTGTGTCAAGCGCTACCCGAGTGTGAACATGGATGCATGGGAAGATGCATCACTGCCTCTCAGATTGTAGTAAACTCAAAACGAAAATGACGATCAAATTCTGTTTGttcgattttcttcttttgttatttatcAGTAAGTGTG includes:
- the LOC116918254 gene encoding T-cell acute lymphocytic leukemia protein 1 homolog, whose amino-acid sequence is MLIDNFHQSPGRKYFLYEGPYSSFECYWNEAFLPMDPFFSEEDEPRATQSVAADSSTCLPHFPVPEPDGSSSNHLEALSQCVQNMIPDGFPPTVGPVATATVAIQQQQPAKRSRSIKTGPRRHKANARERQRMHGLNGALDNLRRLAPIVSDSQKLSKIETLRLARNYIQLLSGMLNDNNAGPSTSSPANTANVLTRGLSQATVNVIQSLLGVNDRSSISIPGRGGSSDNSLSPRSKASENNGAYQLNDLLVSYHQCSQNFETQICLSEEDEAQLESIVNLLTQEQEQPILVDSIDSSWTGQDTWDSSSFEFDEPSVDF
- the LOC116918251 gene encoding uncharacterized protein LOC116918251, giving the protein MEYVIGTKVPLQRVTVTPFAVSTSECNVIAAITLQGVHLFEVLAAVNRKEAFTFDHRIIPAPTEINELQNNGSNRLALNRDINFHEIHDVFLDRTLSAARTTDEPLSTAFRQVAWSPSGLIPYRKCILATVTADHRVALYRNGCWAWEEIEQLSPRWLQHMKDNNMMTPSHSTEQEHSLIFSLYKNRSYLLGTMALAWSPLYTTSTVNWAWLIMLQRSGHIVIWKAEAPFTGTSLSTFHDLQLADPSILTLYPGPNENQLLIFAGSHRGQVKCWSLSWNQENAPTCNLLGSIIPDEDHISVSAIEVLCSDDFLVISTTKNNAVMAVSVKCDGNGLQCFDTKFAILPGLQLTGMRKLAGGNIICVTEDYLVNEIDLTINTQGVFSGLKITQLMIPSNPIMLCRGMATCWSGDDSTLFMLESVKVAYDHLKCRQPSSLTVYVAGSLEKVTSVLENAESMEKSLMALETYKALNGSNWENIWEMDMENLNNEDNYYLQLLRWFALFKCNACFVERRYDKEFQDDLKMRADKVEFCLQLRHIEKTFLELLNRPSGQLTNDERLNISLAYQFVSTPAVTESDVKFDQTLRAKIKKKFMINNKSSNENCPICQQTIPFEKRENGQCLGGHTALRCRATLRTCFEDTFSCRWCGTHYHLDSGLEGCILCGGSLDSSRTGL